In Silene latifolia isolate original U9 population chromosome 3, ASM4854445v1, whole genome shotgun sequence, a single window of DNA contains:
- the LOC141648003 gene encoding aquaporin TIP2-1 produces the protein MAIAFGRFDDSFSLASFKAYIAEFISTLLFVFAGVGSCIAYNKLTADAALSPTGLVAVAICHAFALFVAVAIGANISGGHVNPAVTFGLALGGQITILTGLFYWIAQLLGAVAGAFLLRAATGGLTTPIHSVAAGVGVFEAVVMEIIITFALVYTVYATAVDPKKGSLGTIAPIAIGFIVGANILAAGAFSGGSMNPARSFGPAVASGDFQDHWVYWVGPLIGGGLAGLIYGNVFMQHDDHVPLTSDY, from the exons ATGGCTATTGCGTTTGGAAGATTTGATGACTCATTTAGTTTGGCCTCTTTCAAGGCTTACATTGCTGAATTCATCTCCACCTTGCTCTTTGTCTTTGCTGGAGTTGGTTCTTGCATTGCTTACA ATAAGTTGACAGCAGATGCAGCCCTGAGTCCAACAGGGTTAGTAGCAGTAGCTATATGCCATGCATTTGCTTTGTTTGTAGCAGTTGCTATTGGAGCAAACATCTCTGGTGGACATGTTAACCCAGCTGTCACCTTCGGATTGGCCCTCGGCGGCCAGATCACCATTCTTACTGGCCTATTCTACTGGATTGCCCAACTTCTTGGTGCTGTTGCTGGTGCTTTCCTCCTCAGGGCCGCCACCGGTGGCTTG ACAACACCAATCCACAGTGTAGCCGCCGGAGTAGGAGTCTTTGAGGCGGTGGTAATGGAGATCATCATCACATTCGCCCTCGTCTACACGGTCTACGCAACTGCCGTGGACCCAAAGAAGGGTTCATTGGGAACCATTGCACCCATTGCAATTGGGTTCATTGTAGGGGCCAACATCTTGGCAGCAGGTGCCTTTTCTGGTGGATCCATGAACCCGGCCCGATCATTTGGACCTGCTGTGGCTAGTGGTGACTTCCAGGACCACTGGGTTTATTGGGTTGGCCCACTTATTGGTGGTGGTTTGGCTGGACTCATCTATGGCAATGTCTTCATGCAACATGATGACCATGTCCCACTCACTAGTGATTATTGA